In Streptomyces sp. NBC_00878, a single window of DNA contains:
- a CDS encoding transglycosylase family protein, whose protein sequence is MLFSGKGKHRRPTIANRTTRFAALAGVTTTAAVAVPLMGATGASAATASEWDAVAQCESGGDWSINTGNGYYGGLQFSASTWAAYGGTAYASSADQASKSQQIAVAEKVLAGQGKGAWPSCGVGLSGASTGGAPAPSGSGDSGQSTSQSQPSTKSSEERASRSQERPAAKQTVKTPTGKKVKKGDGEYKVVKGDTLSEIAEKKNVKGGWQKLYKLNDDIVDDADFIFPGQQLHLS, encoded by the coding sequence ATGCTGTTTTCCGGCAAGGGCAAGCACCGCCGCCCGACCATTGCCAATCGGACTACCCGTTTCGCCGCGCTCGCCGGTGTCACCACCACCGCCGCCGTCGCCGTCCCGCTGATGGGCGCCACGGGAGCCTCCGCCGCCACCGCCTCCGAGTGGGACGCCGTCGCCCAGTGCGAGTCCGGCGGCGACTGGTCCATCAACACCGGCAACGGTTACTACGGCGGCCTGCAGTTCTCGGCCTCCACCTGGGCCGCGTACGGCGGCACGGCGTACGCCTCCTCCGCCGACCAGGCCTCCAAGTCCCAGCAGATAGCCGTCGCCGAGAAGGTCCTCGCGGGCCAGGGCAAGGGCGCCTGGCCGAGCTGTGGCGTGGGCCTGTCCGGCGCCTCGACCGGCGGTGCCCCGGCTCCCTCGGGCTCGGGCGACTCCGGCCAGAGCACCTCGCAGTCGCAGCCGAGCACCAAGTCCTCCGAGGAGCGCGCCTCGCGTTCCCAGGAGCGCCCGGCCGCGAAGCAGACCGTCAAGACCCCGACCGGCAAGAAGGTCAAGAAGGGCGACGGCGAGTACAAGGTCGTCAAGGGAGACACCCTCAGCGAGATCGCCGAGAAGAAGAACGTCAAGGGCGGCTGGCAGAAGCTGTACAAGCTGAACGACGACATCGTCGACGACGCCGACTTCATCTTCCCGGGCCAGCAGCTGCACCTCAGCTGA
- the eno gene encoding phosphopyruvate hydratase: MPSIDVVVAREILDSRGNPTVEVEVGLDDGSTGRAAVPSGASTGAFEAVELRDGDPNRYLGKGVEKAVLAVIEQLGPELVGYDATEQRLIDQAMIDLDATDNKASLGANAILGVSLAVAHAASEASDLPLFRYLGGPNAHLLPVPMMNILNGGSHADSNVDIQEFMIAPIGAESFSEAVRWGAEVYHTLKKVLKSRSLSTGLGDEGGFAPNLGSNREALDLILEAIKEAGYVPGQQVALALDVAASEFYKDGKYLFEGKERSAAEMTEYYEELVADYPLVSIEDPLFEDDWAGWNVITERLGDKVQIVGDDLFVTNPERLARGIEEGSANALLVKVNQIGSLTETLDAVEMAQRNGFKCMMSHRSGETEDVTIADLAVAVNCGQIKTGAPARSDRVAKYNQLLRIEEILDDAAVYAGRSAFPRFKG, from the coding sequence GTGCCGTCCATCGACGTCGTCGTAGCCCGGGAAATCCTGGACTCCCGAGGCAACCCCACGGTCGAGGTCGAGGTCGGCCTCGACGACGGCAGCACGGGTCGTGCCGCCGTTCCGTCCGGCGCCTCCACCGGTGCCTTCGAAGCTGTTGAGCTCCGCGACGGAGACCCCAACCGCTACCTCGGCAAGGGCGTCGAGAAGGCCGTCCTCGCCGTCATCGAGCAGCTCGGCCCGGAGCTCGTCGGCTACGACGCCACCGAGCAGCGCCTCATCGACCAGGCGATGATCGACCTGGACGCCACCGACAACAAGGCCTCGCTCGGCGCCAATGCCATCCTCGGCGTCTCCCTCGCCGTCGCCCACGCCGCGTCCGAGGCCTCCGACCTTCCCCTCTTCCGCTACCTGGGCGGACCGAACGCGCACCTGCTGCCGGTCCCGATGATGAACATCCTGAACGGCGGGTCGCACGCCGACTCCAACGTCGACATCCAGGAGTTCATGATCGCCCCGATCGGCGCGGAGTCCTTCTCCGAGGCCGTGCGCTGGGGCGCCGAGGTCTACCACACCCTCAAGAAGGTCCTGAAGAGCCGCAGCCTGTCCACCGGCCTCGGCGACGAGGGCGGCTTCGCCCCGAACCTCGGCTCCAACCGCGAGGCGCTGGACCTGATCCTCGAAGCGATCAAGGAGGCCGGTTACGTTCCCGGCCAGCAGGTCGCCCTCGCGCTCGACGTCGCCGCCTCCGAGTTCTACAAGGACGGCAAGTACCTCTTCGAGGGCAAGGAGCGCTCCGCCGCCGAGATGACGGAGTACTACGAGGAGCTCGTCGCGGACTACCCGCTCGTCTCCATCGAGGACCCGCTGTTCGAGGACGACTGGGCCGGCTGGAACGTCATCACGGAGCGGCTGGGCGACAAGGTCCAGATCGTCGGCGACGACCTCTTCGTCACCAACCCGGAGCGCCTGGCCCGTGGCATCGAGGAGGGCTCGGCGAACGCCCTGCTCGTCAAGGTCAACCAGATCGGCTCCCTGACGGAGACCCTGGACGCCGTCGAGATGGCCCAGCGCAACGGCTTCAAGTGCATGATGTCCCACCGCTCCGGCGAGACCGAGGACGTCACGATCGCCGACCTCGCCGTCGCGGTGAACTGCGGCCAGATCAAGACCGGCGCCCCGGCCCGCTCGGACCGCGTCGCCAAGTACAACCAGCTGCTGCGCATCGAGGAGATCCTCGACGACGCGGCGGTGTACGCGGGCCGTAGCGCGTTCCCGCGCTTCAAGGGCTGA
- a CDS encoding cyclopropane-fatty-acyl-phospholipid synthase family protein has protein sequence MQDAALRLKALMEQLLGAPVPVRIRAWDGSEAGPPQGPVLVVRNRRALRRLLWKPGELGMARAWVAGDLTVDGDLYAVLAVMAELVWERGEDARSLREALRDPEVRAAVRGLVRMAGSPLPPAPPREEVRRRRHLHTKRSDRRAISHHYDVGNDFYEIVLGPSMVYSCAYWESADGTLEDAQRHKLALIARKLDLKPGMRLLDVGCGWGSMAIHAAREYGVRVVGVTLSQEQAAYARKRVAEEGLTDRVEIRVQDYRDVTDGPYDAISSIGMAEHVGSDRYLEYARDLFALLKPGGRLLNHQIGRRPWRDESGYEIDEFIDAYVFPDGELAPIGGTVSQLEAAGFEVRDVESIREHYALTLRRWVANLEADWPNAVRFTSPGRARVWRLYMAASALAFERNRIGVNQVLAVRTSESGASGMPLRARTWN, from the coding sequence ATGCAGGACGCGGCGCTGCGGCTGAAGGCGCTGATGGAGCAGTTGCTGGGAGCCCCCGTCCCGGTGCGGATTCGCGCCTGGGACGGCTCGGAGGCGGGCCCGCCCCAGGGCCCCGTACTCGTCGTACGGAACCGCCGGGCTCTGCGCCGACTGCTGTGGAAGCCTGGCGAACTGGGCATGGCACGGGCCTGGGTCGCCGGGGACCTGACGGTGGACGGCGATCTGTACGCCGTCCTGGCCGTCATGGCCGAGCTGGTGTGGGAGCGGGGCGAGGACGCCCGGAGTCTGCGCGAGGCCCTGCGGGACCCCGAGGTACGGGCAGCCGTACGCGGGCTCGTGAGGATGGCGGGGTCGCCACTGCCCCCCGCCCCGCCCCGCGAGGAGGTGCGGCGGCGTCGCCATCTGCACACCAAGCGCAGCGACAGACGGGCGATCAGCCACCACTACGACGTCGGGAATGACTTCTACGAGATCGTCCTCGGGCCGTCCATGGTCTACTCGTGCGCCTACTGGGAGTCCGCGGACGGCACCCTGGAGGACGCCCAGCGCCACAAGCTCGCTCTCATCGCTCGCAAACTGGACCTGAAGCCGGGCATGCGGCTGCTCGACGTCGGCTGCGGCTGGGGCTCGATGGCCATCCACGCCGCGCGCGAGTACGGCGTGCGCGTCGTCGGCGTCACGCTGTCGCAGGAGCAGGCCGCGTACGCCCGTAAGCGCGTCGCGGAGGAGGGGCTCACCGACCGGGTCGAGATCCGCGTCCAGGACTACCGCGATGTCACGGATGGTCCGTACGACGCGATCTCCTCCATCGGTATGGCCGAGCATGTCGGCAGCGACCGCTATCTGGAGTACGCGCGGGATCTGTTCGCCCTCCTGAAACCGGGCGGACGGCTCCTCAACCACCAGATCGGCCGTCGGCCGTGGCGCGACGAATCGGGGTACGAGATCGACGAGTTCATCGACGCGTACGTCTTCCCGGACGGCGAGCTCGCCCCGATCGGCGGGACCGTGAGCCAACTGGAGGCGGCCGGGTTCGAGGTCCGTGACGTCGAGTCGATCCGCGAGCACTACGCGCTCACCCTGCGCCGCTGGGTCGCCAACCTGGAGGCGGACTGGCCGAACGCGGTCCGCTTCACCAGCCCCGGCCGGGCCCGGGTCTGGCGCCTCTACATGGCCGCCTCCGCGCTCGCCTTCGAACGCAATCGGATCGGGGTGAATCAGGTGCTGGCGGTGCGGACGTCCGAGTCGGGGGCGTCGGGGATGCCGCTTCGGGCTCGTACCTGGAACTGA
- a CDS encoding Ppx/GppA phosphatase family protein, translating into MTRVAAIDCGTNSIRLLVADVDPKTGELVDLDRRMTIVRLGQGVDRTGRLAPDALERTFAACREYATIVKEHGAERLRFVATSASRDAENRDEFVRGVLDILGVEPEVISGDQEAEFSFTGATRELKGRDELAKPYLVVDIGGGSTECVVGDDHVRAARSVDIGCVRMTERHLVHDGVVSDPPTPEQIEAIRADIEAALDLAEETVPLREARTLVGLAGSVTTISAIAQDLPEYDSEAIHHSRVSYDRVREITEQLLSSTHAQRAAIPSMHPGRVDVIGAGALVLLAVMERIGADEVVVSEHDILDGIAFKVAEEAEAGKQGDGN; encoded by the coding sequence ATGACTCGCGTCGCCGCCATCGACTGCGGTACCAACTCGATCCGCCTGCTCGTCGCGGACGTGGATCCGAAGACGGGCGAACTCGTCGACCTGGACCGCCGGATGACGATCGTCCGCCTGGGCCAGGGCGTCGACCGCACAGGCCGCCTCGCCCCGGACGCCCTGGAGCGGACCTTCGCGGCCTGCCGCGAGTACGCGACGATCGTCAAGGAACACGGCGCGGAACGACTGCGCTTCGTGGCGACCTCCGCCTCCCGCGACGCCGAGAACCGCGACGAGTTCGTACGCGGCGTCCTCGACATCCTGGGCGTCGAGCCCGAGGTCATCTCGGGCGACCAGGAGGCGGAGTTCTCGTTCACGGGAGCCACCAGGGAACTGAAGGGCCGCGACGAGCTCGCAAAGCCCTACCTCGTGGTGGACATCGGCGGCGGCTCCACGGAGTGCGTCGTCGGCGACGACCACGTCCGCGCCGCCCGCTCGGTCGACATCGGCTGCGTACGGATGACGGAACGGCACCTCGTGCACGACGGCGTGGTCAGCGACCCACCGACCCCGGAGCAGATCGAGGCGATCCGCGCCGACATCGAGGCGGCCCTCGACCTCGCCGAGGAGACCGTGCCGCTGCGCGAGGCCCGTACGCTCGTCGGGCTCGCCGGATCCGTCACGACCATCTCGGCGATCGCCCAGGACCTTCCGGAGTACGACTCCGAGGCCATCCACCACTCCCGGGTCTCCTACGACCGCGTCCGTGAGATCACCGAGCAGCTGCTCTCCTCCACCCACGCCCAACGCGCCGCGATCCCCTCCATGCACCCGGGCCGCGTCGACGTCATCGGCGCGGGCGCCCTCGTACTGCTCGCTGTCATGGAGCGGATCGGCGCGGACGAGGTGGTCGTCAGCGAACACGACATCCTGGACGGCATCGCCTTCAAGGTGGCGGAAGAGGCCGAGGCAGGTAAGCAAGGAGACGGGAACTGA
- a CDS encoding transglycosylase family protein, which translates to MLSGNGRHRRPRQAPALLVAAGVTGSAIAIPLLGATGASAASGTTWDAIAECESGGSWSANSGNGYYGGLQMTQVTWEKHGGLDYAPSADQASRSQQIAVAEKVLAAQGTSAWATCGLVAGLTQNSGSADVDTGATDDSPTPSSGLGMDDGNNGTKSDTSGSSGSSGSSEAPKGSVSPKSSTSPSTTKSDDSDKSSRSGDTSADASESAATDGSGSGRHRGDSADEEAPDSDAGDSSGRHASPSDSESRVAAEGSYTVRSGDSLWGIADSLGIEGGWRALYAENKEAVGDDPDFILPGQSLDIDAVPVAAK; encoded by the coding sequence ATGCTCTCCGGGAACGGTCGTCACCGTCGCCCCCGTCAGGCTCCGGCTCTCCTCGTCGCGGCGGGCGTGACCGGATCGGCCATCGCGATCCCCCTGCTCGGCGCGACCGGCGCGAGCGCCGCCAGCGGTACGACCTGGGACGCGATCGCGGAGTGCGAGAGCGGCGGCTCGTGGAGCGCGAACTCCGGCAACGGCTACTACGGCGGCCTCCAGATGACCCAGGTGACGTGGGAGAAGCACGGCGGCCTCGACTACGCGCCGAGTGCCGACCAGGCCAGCCGCTCGCAGCAGATAGCCGTCGCCGAGAAGGTTCTCGCGGCCCAGGGCACGAGCGCCTGGGCGACCTGCGGCCTCGTCGCCGGTCTGACGCAGAACTCCGGCTCGGCCGACGTCGACACGGGTGCCACGGACGACTCCCCGACCCCGTCGAGCGGCTTGGGCATGGATGACGGCAACAACGGGACGAAGTCAGACACATCAGGTTCATCTGGTTCATCCGGGTCATCTGAGGCGCCCAAGGGGTCCGTGTCACCCAAGTCGTCCACGTCGCCCAGTACGACGAAAAGTGACGACTCGGACAAGTCGTCCCGCAGTGGCGATACTTCGGCCGACGCGAGCGAAAGCGCCGCGACGGACGGTTCCGGCTCCGGCCGCCACCGTGGCGACAGCGCCGACGAGGAGGCCCCCGACTCCGACGCGGGCGACTCTTCCGGTCGGCATGCCTCGCCCAGCGACAGCGAGTCGCGCGTCGCCGCCGAAGGCTCGTACACCGTGCGCTCCGGAGACAGTCTCTGGGGGATCGCCGACTCCCTCGGTATCGAGGGCGGATGGCGGGCGCTCTACGCCGAGAACAAGGAAGCCGTCGGCGACGACCCGGACTTCATCCTTCCCGGTCAGAGCCTCGACATCGACGCTGTGCCGGTAGCGGCCAAGTAG
- a CDS encoding septum formation initiator family protein: MAVKDRDRFSTSTRLRLLGEQTAARVYRSQTKRQARRSRLTGRAALLALVLCSLVVALAYPIRQYVSQRAEVADLQRQREQARQRVEQLRDLKARWQDDAYAEQRIRERLHYVMPGETGYIVIGPDAAKKTRTDQTAADRAWYVNVWDGVDKADAAEG; encoded by the coding sequence ATGGCCGTGAAGGACCGCGACCGGTTCTCCACCTCGACCAGGCTGCGGCTGCTCGGTGAGCAGACCGCCGCCCGTGTCTACCGCTCGCAGACCAAGCGCCAGGCCCGCCGCTCGCGCCTGACCGGCCGGGCGGCACTGCTCGCCCTGGTCCTGTGCTCGCTCGTGGTGGCCCTCGCCTATCCGATAAGGCAGTACGTCTCCCAGCGCGCCGAGGTCGCCGACCTTCAGCGGCAGCGGGAGCAGGCCCGCCAGCGGGTCGAGCAGTTGCGCGACCTCAAGGCGCGCTGGCAGGACGACGCGTACGCCGAGCAGCGCATCCGGGAGCGGCTGCACTATGTGATGCCGGGCGAGACCGGCTACATCGTGATCGGCCCCGACGCGGCGAAGAAGACGCGTACGGATCAGACGGCGGCCGACCGGGCCTGGTACGTCAACGTCTGGGACGGCGTCGACAAGGCAGACGCCGCCGAGGGCTGA
- a CDS encoding recombinase family protein has translation MAGKVLQNGTGPRALATAQRGRNLPGGARTPRGRNSLGGLNMPIVARPCLAAPAAVVAKYARVSTLDQLDGFGLEDQDKISDEWLGRHPEVTVYDSYVDEAVSGALESRPEMDRLVVDAHQQRFNRILVPKVDRIGRTARAAYQWAWNMADIGIYFISVAEGIDTSTEAGWQQFTQYVTFSEMDWRRIKERTVAGRELKISYGGWPGGSAPYGYRIEKDTKEVEGRRKRLSILVTDAHESMVLAVAAELIVDQGMNLTEACGELNNRKLFTRSGVPWSVANLRNRLHSETIHDGYVVYRKTDRGSGKNTTLRCDDGTPVHGAQVRIGVPPIFSEERAAQLMAAMKKLGFQNGRRGNSVYPLTGRIHGTCGEVYTGAGRGTGRSYRCRGLLSGPSCREPYFEADHIEGVVWKELARLLEDESRLRDLASERSGSLSGDREKYEKRVAEFTTRIAEQEHLIEVRIPEYVRAGVDSAVLKASVTALEAELAEFKRQRTFAQQWLEAHADQERRACNLVDIATNAEDRLKDLTLEERKEIFDLFDLKIVTGGMTNLRKPGVKCPVSEWHWATGTKVPPDPDDEQWENVLEALRAYFTKRHFTSKYDIRLQFQGMLHRLRHGLSWVDMPLAWGPVDPIRERQLSWWQKGAWPEIMKTLDAGTTGTDAYKRPTLPQLTVIGQLRPGLLGGHPHRGR, from the coding sequence GTGGCAGGTAAAGTTCTCCAAAACGGCACCGGCCCCAGAGCGCTTGCGACAGCGCAAAGGGGCCGGAACCTTCCCGGCGGTGCGCGAACACCCCGGGGACGGAACAGTCTCGGAGGACTGAACATGCCCATTGTGGCACGCCCATGCCTTGCAGCCCCTGCGGCCGTCGTCGCCAAGTACGCGCGCGTATCCACCCTCGATCAGCTTGACGGCTTCGGACTCGAAGACCAGGACAAGATCTCCGACGAATGGCTCGGCCGGCACCCTGAAGTCACCGTCTACGACTCCTACGTGGACGAAGCTGTGTCAGGGGCTCTGGAGAGTCGTCCCGAGATGGATCGTCTCGTCGTCGACGCGCACCAACAGCGCTTCAACCGGATCCTCGTGCCCAAGGTCGACCGTATTGGGCGTACGGCCCGAGCCGCCTACCAGTGGGCCTGGAACATGGCTGACATCGGTATCTACTTCATCTCGGTCGCCGAAGGCATCGATACGAGCACCGAGGCAGGGTGGCAGCAGTTCACGCAGTACGTCACCTTCTCCGAGATGGACTGGCGACGTATCAAGGAGCGCACCGTCGCCGGCCGAGAGCTGAAGATCAGTTACGGCGGCTGGCCGGGCGGCTCGGCTCCCTACGGCTACAGAATTGAGAAGGACACCAAGGAAGTCGAGGGACGCCGTAAACGTTTGTCCATCCTCGTCACCGACGCTCACGAGTCCATGGTCCTCGCTGTCGCCGCGGAACTCATCGTCGACCAGGGCATGAACCTCACCGAGGCGTGCGGTGAACTCAACAACCGCAAGCTCTTCACCCGAAGCGGCGTCCCCTGGAGCGTCGCCAACCTACGCAACCGCCTCCACAGCGAAACCATTCACGATGGCTATGTGGTCTACCGCAAGACCGACCGCGGCAGTGGAAAGAACACCACCCTCCGCTGCGACGACGGCACCCCCGTCCACGGTGCCCAGGTCAGAATCGGCGTACCGCCTATTTTCTCCGAGGAGCGGGCCGCGCAGCTCATGGCCGCTATGAAGAAGCTCGGCTTCCAGAACGGTCGGCGAGGGAATTCGGTCTACCCCCTGACGGGACGGATCCACGGCACGTGTGGCGAGGTGTACACGGGAGCGGGCCGGGGCACCGGCCGGTCGTACCGATGCAGGGGACTTCTCAGTGGCCCTTCGTGCCGCGAGCCCTACTTCGAGGCCGACCACATCGAAGGCGTCGTCTGGAAGGAACTGGCCAGGCTCCTGGAGGACGAAAGCCGTCTGCGGGACCTGGCTTCCGAACGATCGGGCAGCCTCTCCGGAGACAGGGAAAAGTACGAGAAGCGCGTTGCCGAGTTCACAACCAGAATCGCCGAACAGGAGCACCTGATCGAGGTGCGCATCCCCGAGTACGTACGTGCAGGTGTCGACTCAGCAGTACTCAAGGCCTCGGTCACGGCGCTTGAAGCCGAACTGGCGGAGTTCAAGCGGCAGCGCACGTTCGCCCAGCAGTGGCTGGAGGCGCACGCCGACCAGGAGCGCCGGGCGTGCAACCTCGTTGACATCGCCACCAATGCCGAGGATCGGCTGAAGGACTTGACACTCGAAGAACGCAAGGAAATCTTCGATCTGTTCGACCTCAAGATCGTCACCGGCGGCATGACCAACCTCCGCAAGCCCGGAGTGAAGTGCCCAGTCAGCGAGTGGCACTGGGCGACCGGAACAAAGGTGCCGCCGGACCCCGACGATGAGCAGTGGGAGAACGTACTGGAGGCGTTGCGGGCGTACTTCACCAAGCGTCACTTCACGAGCAAGTACGACATCCGTCTCCAGTTTCAGGGGATGCTCCACCGGCTTCGCCATGGTCTCTCCTGGGTCGACATGCCGCTTGCGTGGGGGCCCGTGGACCCGATTCGCGAGCGCCAGCTCTCCTGGTGGCAAAAGGGAGCCTGGCCGGAGATCATGAAGACTTTGGACGCTGGCACCACCGGGACCGACGCGTACAAGCGGCCGACCTTGCCGCAGCTAACGGTGATCGGTCAGCTCCGCCCCGGGCTGCTCGGCGGACATCCGCACCGAGGCCGCTGA
- a CDS encoding NAD(P)/FAD-dependent oxidoreductase, whose product MSTTERPRILVVGGGYVGLYAARRILKKMRYGEATVTVVDPRSYMTYQPFLPEAAAGSISPRHVVVPLRRVLPKAEVLTGRVTTIDQDRKVASIAPLVGEAYELPFDYLVIAMGAVSRTFPIPGLAEQGIGMKGIEEAIGLRNHVLEQLDKADSTTDEDVRRKALTFVFVGGGFAGAETIGEVEDMARDAAKYYNNVSREDMRFVLVDAADKILPEVGPKLGQYGKEHLEGRGVEVYLSTSMDSCVDGHVVLKNGLEVDSNTIVWTAGVKPNPVLSRFGLPLGPRGHVDTQTTLQVQGTNYIWAAGDNAQVPDLAGRKAGNENAWCPPNAQHALRQARVLGDNVISGMRGFPQKDYSHANKGAVAGLGLHKGVAMIVMGKMKIKLKGRLAWYMHRGYHGLAMPTWNRKIRVFADWTLAMFLKREVVSLGAMETPREEFYEAAKPAPAAAAAAPVEPASSATVAATAKAEEKAKAS is encoded by the coding sequence ATGAGCACCACGGAGCGTCCCAGGATCCTCGTAGTAGGTGGTGGGTACGTAGGCCTGTACGCAGCTCGGCGCATTCTGAAGAAGATGCGCTACGGCGAGGCGACCGTCACGGTCGTCGACCCCCGGTCGTACATGACCTACCAGCCCTTCCTCCCCGAAGCCGCCGCCGGCAGCATTTCGCCTCGGCACGTCGTCGTCCCGCTGCGACGCGTGCTGCCCAAGGCGGAAGTTCTCACCGGCCGGGTCACGACCATCGACCAGGACCGCAAGGTCGCCTCGATCGCCCCCCTCGTGGGTGAGGCGTACGAGCTGCCTTTCGACTACCTCGTCATCGCGATGGGCGCGGTCTCGCGCACCTTCCCGATCCCCGGCCTCGCCGAGCAGGGCATCGGTATGAAGGGCATCGAGGAGGCCATCGGCCTGCGCAACCACGTGCTCGAGCAGTTGGACAAGGCCGACTCCACGACCGACGAGGACGTGCGGCGCAAGGCGCTCACCTTCGTCTTCGTCGGCGGTGGCTTCGCCGGTGCGGAGACCATCGGTGAGGTCGAGGACATGGCCCGCGACGCGGCCAAGTACTACAACAACGTGTCCCGCGAGGACATGCGGTTCGTCCTCGTCGACGCCGCGGACAAGATCCTTCCCGAGGTCGGCCCCAAGCTCGGCCAGTACGGCAAGGAGCACCTCGAAGGACGTGGCGTCGAGGTCTACCTCTCCACCTCCATGGACTCCTGCGTCGACGGCCACGTCGTGCTGAAGAACGGCCTTGAGGTCGACTCCAACACCATCGTGTGGACGGCCGGCGTCAAGCCCAACCCGGTGCTCTCCCGCTTCGGTCTGCCGCTCGGCCCCCGTGGTCACGTGGACACGCAGACCACGCTCCAGGTGCAGGGCACGAACTACATCTGGGCCGCCGGCGACAACGCCCAGGTGCCGGACCTCGCCGGCCGCAAGGCCGGCAACGAGAACGCCTGGTGCCCGCCGAACGCGCAGCACGCGCTGCGTCAGGCCCGCGTCCTCGGCGACAACGTGATCTCCGGTATGCGGGGCTTTCCGCAGAAGGACTACAGCCACGCCAACAAGGGTGCGGTCGCCGGGCTCGGCCTGCACAAGGGCGTCGCGATGATCGTCATGGGCAAGATGAAGATCAAGCTCAAGGGTCGTCTTGCCTGGTACATGCACCGGGGCTACCACGGGCTGGCCATGCCGACGTGGAACCGTAAGATCCGCGTCTTCGCCGACTGGACTCTTGCGATGTTCCTGAAGCGTGAGGTTGTGTCGCTCGGGGCCATGGAGACTCCTCGTGAGGAGTTCTACGAGGCTGCGAAGCCGGCGCCTGCGGCCGCCGCTGCTGCTCCGGTCGAGCCCGCGTCTTCGGCCACGGTTGCGGCTACGGCCAAGGCCGAGGAGAAGGCCAAGGCTTCCTGA
- a CDS encoding DUF501 domain-containing protein, protein METPPPPTPRTEPTDEDVEAFKQQLGRPPRGLRAIAHRCPCGQPDVVETAPRLPDGTPFPTTYYLTCPRAASAIGTLEANGVMKEMTDRLARDPKLADAYRAAHEDYIARRDSIEVLEGFPSAGGMPDRVKCLHVLVAHSLAAGPGVNPLGDEAIEMLPEWWRKGACVVSAEG, encoded by the coding sequence ATGGAAACGCCCCCGCCGCCCACCCCGCGCACCGAGCCGACCGACGAGGACGTCGAGGCCTTCAAGCAGCAGCTCGGGCGGCCGCCGCGCGGGTTGCGCGCGATCGCGCACCGCTGTCCGTGCGGGCAGCCGGACGTCGTCGAGACGGCTCCGCGGCTGCCGGACGGGACCCCTTTCCCGACGACGTACTACTTGACGTGTCCGCGTGCGGCTTCCGCCATCGGCACGCTGGAGGCGAACGGCGTCATGAAGGAGATGACGGACCGGCTCGCCAGGGATCCGAAGCTGGCGGACGCGTACCGTGCGGCGCACGAGGACTACATCGCCCGGCGCGACTCCATCGAGGTCCTCGAAGGCTTCCCGAGCGCGGGCGGTATGCCGGACCGGGTGAAGTGTCTGCACGTGCTGGTCGCACACTCCCTGGCCGCGGGTCCGGGGGTGAACCCCCTGGGCGACGAGGCGATCGAGATGCTGCCGGAGTGGTGGCGCAAGGGGGCGTGCGTGGTGTCGGCCGAGGGGTGA